From Rutidosis leptorrhynchoides isolate AG116_Rl617_1_P2 chromosome 3, CSIRO_AGI_Rlap_v1, whole genome shotgun sequence, a single genomic window includes:
- the LOC139900884 gene encoding uncharacterized mitochondrial protein AtMg00810-like yields MATPMATNVKLTLEGEGEPFDSTKYRGMIRFLLYLTVSRPDIMFSVCLCARFQENPKTSHVEVVKRIFRYLKGTMHLGLWYPKFTGVDIMFFTNSNHGGSMIDRRSTGGVCAFVGL; encoded by the coding sequence atGGCGACTCCTATGGCAACAAATGTGAAGCTTACTTTAGAAGGAGAAGGAGAACCGTTCGATAGCACTAAATATAGGGGAATGATTAGATTCCTTCTATATTTAACGGTAAGTCGGCCCGATATCATGTTTAGTGTGTGCTTGTGTGCAAGATTTCAAGAAAATCCAAAGACATCACACGTTGAGGTCGTCAAAAGGATCTTTAGATACTTAAAGGGAACAATGCATCTTGGGTTATGGTATCCAAAGTTCACCGGGGTTGATATTATGTTCTTTACGAATTCCAATCATGGAGGGTCAATGATTGATAGAAGGAGCACAGGTGGAGTATGCGCGTTCGTGGGTCTTTGA